One window of the Ureibacillus sp. FSL W7-1570 genome contains the following:
- a CDS encoding long-chain fatty acid--CoA ligase: MMDTPLLLTSFLKRAERYYPEKLIISRTAPDTIHRIPYKEYVKRTRKLASALTKLGMKPGTKVGSFAWNHHRHLEAYFAVPCAGAVLHMINIRLSPEHIIYVINHAEDEILLVDGDLFPLFEKAIPYLKTVKHIVVMQDDKTVPESSFPNVHSYEQLIEEADEFEFPENLDENSPAGICYTSATTGMPKGVVYTHRGLVLHSLILGLADSMGICEKDVIMPVVPMFHVNAWGMPFAAVNYGTTQVLPGPHFTPSLLLDLIEQEKVTLTAGVPTIWLGVLQEQEKNPRDLSSLRGIVSGGSASPKGLIQAFEDKYNVPFIVGYGMTETSPIVSLSHYTSAMEDWTREQKLDIRATQGLTVPLLDTEVVNDEGVVPWDGKTMGELRIRGPWIAHEYYKDERTKEAFRDGWLYTGDIAVVTPEGYIKITDRTKDLIKSGGEWISSVDLENALMTHEAVLEAAVIAIPHEKWQERPLACVVLKEGKQATKEELLDYLRGQFAKWWIPDDVVFLKEIPKTSVGKFLKAKLREELKDYKVQA, from the coding sequence CTCTTACAAAGCTGGGCATGAAACCTGGTACGAAAGTAGGTTCTTTCGCATGGAACCATCACCGTCATTTGGAAGCATACTTTGCAGTACCTTGCGCTGGCGCCGTCTTGCATATGATCAACATCCGCCTTTCACCGGAACATATCATTTATGTAATCAATCATGCCGAAGATGAAATTTTATTGGTTGATGGGGACCTGTTCCCATTATTTGAGAAAGCCATTCCGTATTTGAAGACAGTGAAACATATTGTCGTCATGCAGGATGATAAAACGGTTCCTGAATCCTCTTTCCCTAATGTGCACTCGTATGAGCAATTGATCGAGGAAGCGGACGAATTTGAATTTCCTGAAAATTTAGACGAAAATTCCCCGGCAGGCATTTGTTATACAAGTGCAACGACCGGAATGCCAAAAGGGGTTGTGTATACGCACCGCGGGTTGGTGCTTCATAGTTTGATTCTCGGGTTGGCGGACAGCATGGGCATATGTGAAAAAGATGTCATCATGCCGGTTGTGCCAATGTTCCATGTGAATGCATGGGGAATGCCATTTGCCGCAGTGAATTACGGTACAACACAAGTTTTGCCTGGTCCACATTTTACCCCAAGTTTACTGCTTGATTTAATCGAACAGGAAAAAGTGACATTGACTGCAGGGGTGCCAACGATTTGGCTCGGCGTTCTCCAGGAGCAGGAGAAAAACCCTCGGGATCTTTCTTCTTTAAGAGGCATAGTTTCCGGCGGTTCCGCTTCACCAAAAGGGCTCATTCAAGCCTTTGAAGACAAATATAATGTTCCGTTCATCGTCGGCTACGGTATGACGGAAACATCACCGATTGTATCCCTTTCCCACTATACTTCCGCAATGGAAGATTGGACAAGGGAGCAAAAATTGGATATACGCGCAACGCAAGGGCTCACTGTTCCGTTGCTTGATACGGAAGTTGTCAATGATGAAGGTGTTGTTCCTTGGGATGGAAAAACGATGGGAGAACTTCGCATTCGTGGTCCTTGGATTGCCCATGAATATTACAAAGATGAACGAACAAAAGAAGCGTTCCGCGACGGTTGGCTCTATACAGGAGACATCGCGGTTGTGACACCGGAAGGCTATATCAAAATTACGGACCGTACGAAAGATTTGATCAAGAGCGGCGGCGAATGGATATCTTCCGTCGATTTGGAAAATGCCCTCATGACCCATGAAGCGGTGTTGGAAGCGGCGGTGATCGCCATTCCTCATGAAAAATGGCAGGAACGTCCACTGGCATGTGTCGTTTTAAAAGAAGGAAAACAGGCGACCAAAGAAGAACTGCTTGATTACTTGCGCGGCCAATTTGCAAAATGGTGGATTCCGGATGATGTGGTCTTCTTAAAAGAAATTCCGAAAACTTCAGTCGGCAAATTCCTGAAAGCGAAACTGCGCGAAGAATTAAAAGATTATAAAGTGCAAGCGTAA
- a CDS encoding VOC family protein, which produces MTTHFHKKPNTYVSHVQIKVSNLERSVEYYKNVIGFQVLEQTDHTAAFTTDGKTSILSIEEVKDALPLQRGQTGLYHFAILLPTRKDLGNFIQHISELNVPIGAGDHHVSEAIYLYDPDGNGIEVYADRPEEEWIWNGNTVYMTTEPVNFRSLLAIADGTWNGLPEGTVMGHIHLSVADLRKTEAFYTKALGFEVVTRYGSRALFISTGKYHHHIGLNTWESLGGSPAPENSVGLKSYTLVMDNEEKAELVKKNLKELGHVVEIFEEAPKFGGSQAFSTVDPSGIRIVFTLDGE; this is translated from the coding sequence ATGACAACACATTTTCATAAAAAACCGAACACGTATGTTTCTCATGTTCAAATAAAAGTGTCCAATTTGGAGCGTTCCGTGGAGTATTATAAAAATGTCATCGGATTTCAAGTTTTGGAGCAGACGGATCATACGGCCGCCTTTACAACGGATGGAAAAACGAGCATTTTATCCATCGAAGAAGTGAAGGATGCATTGCCTTTGCAAAGGGGGCAAACCGGCCTTTACCACTTTGCGATTCTGCTTCCTACCCGGAAAGATTTAGGGAATTTCATCCAGCATATTTCCGAACTGAATGTTCCGATTGGTGCAGGCGACCACCATGTAAGTGAAGCGATTTATTTGTACGATCCGGATGGAAACGGCATTGAAGTGTATGCGGACCGGCCGGAAGAGGAATGGATTTGGAATGGGAATACGGTTTATATGACGACGGAACCGGTGAATTTCCGTTCTCTTCTAGCAATAGCAGATGGCACTTGGAATGGATTGCCTGAAGGAACGGTGATGGGACATATTCATTTATCCGTCGCTGATTTGCGGAAAACGGAAGCATTTTATACGAAGGCTTTAGGGTTTGAAGTGGTGACAAGATACGGAAGCCGGGCACTTTTCATCTCAACCGGAAAATATCATCATCATATCGGTTTGAATACTTGGGAAAGCTTGGGAGGCTCCCCTGCTCCGGAAAACAGTGTTGGATTGAAGTCCTATACATTGGTGATGGATAATGAGGAAAAAGCAGAGTTAGTGAAAAAGAATTTGAAAGAGCTGGGGCATGTAGTGGAGATATTTGAAGAGGCTCCGAAATTTGGTGGAAGCCAGGCATTTTCCACTGTTGATCCTTCCGGCATTCGAATTGTTTTTACATTGGATGGGGAATAA
- a CDS encoding IS1182 family transposase — protein MFKYYNMNQLVLPLDLEIKLQENDIAFHIHHLVESIPDEAFQPFLRNTGCPAYHPRMMLKIILCAYSQSVFSGRKIEALLKDSIRMMWLAQGYEPSYRTINRFRVHPEVKELIRQCFVQFRCQLVEEKLIDQEAIFIDGTKIEANANKFTFVWKKSIEKYNQNLIEKSNQLYNELLEKEIIPEMERESDGELSVEELAQMVQQVDEVIKEYDQKIESSPDATERKALRSERKYPKQAYKQLIDFILRKQKYQKALDILGERNSYSKTDPDATFMRMKDDYMKNGQLKAGYNVQIATEGQYALAYSIFPNPTDTRTLIPFLNEIEKDYFPLPKYIVADAGYGSEPNYEDILSNRKCEALIPYTMYEKEQKKKYKQNPFHPDNWTYDEESDTYTCPNQQRVTFRYHSVRTDKTGFKREFKIYECENCSGCPFRSSCTKAKEGNHRKVMVNEKWEQQKEYVRTKLSEEKAGSIFRQRKIDVEPVFGFLKANLRFTRFSVRGKSKVENEMGIALMAVNLRKYTANKNQLTKNNGEKWKKENLSWLKFSFFLS, from the coding sequence ATGTTCAAATATTATAACATGAATCAATTAGTTTTGCCTCTAGATTTAGAAATAAAATTACAAGAAAATGATATTGCCTTCCACATTCACCATTTAGTTGAAAGTATTCCAGATGAAGCCTTCCAGCCGTTTCTTCGAAATACAGGTTGTCCTGCTTATCATCCACGCATGATGCTAAAAATTATTTTGTGTGCCTATTCGCAGTCTGTCTTTTCAGGTCGAAAAATTGAAGCGCTATTAAAGGACAGTATACGAATGATGTGGTTGGCACAAGGATATGAACCAAGTTATCGGACGATCAATCGTTTTCGTGTGCATCCGGAAGTAAAAGAATTAATTCGTCAATGTTTTGTCCAATTCCGTTGCCAACTGGTGGAAGAAAAGTTAATCGATCAAGAAGCCATTTTTATCGATGGTACGAAGATTGAAGCGAATGCCAATAAATTTACTTTCGTATGGAAGAAATCCATTGAAAAATACAACCAAAACTTAATTGAAAAGTCCAATCAGTTATACAACGAACTATTAGAAAAAGAAATCATCCCTGAAATGGAGCGGGAAAGTGATGGGGAATTGTCCGTAGAAGAACTCGCTCAAATGGTGCAACAAGTCGATGAAGTCATTAAGGAATATGACCAAAAAATCGAATCATCGCCCGATGCCACAGAACGAAAAGCATTAAGAAGCGAACGAAAATATCCAAAACAAGCGTACAAACAATTAATAGACTTCATTCTACGCAAACAAAAGTATCAAAAAGCCTTGGACATCTTGGGGGAACGAAATAGTTATTCCAAAACCGACCCGGATGCGACGTTCATGCGAATGAAAGACGACTATATGAAAAACGGTCAATTGAAAGCTGGATACAACGTACAAATCGCAACAGAAGGTCAATACGCACTAGCTTATAGCATCTTTCCAAATCCTACTGATACACGTACATTAATTCCGTTCTTGAATGAGATAGAAAAGGATTATTTTCCGTTGCCAAAGTACATTGTCGCAGATGCTGGTTATGGTAGTGAACCAAACTATGAAGACATCCTTTCGAATCGAAAATGTGAGGCACTCATTCCATATACCATGTATGAGAAGGAACAAAAGAAGAAATATAAACAAAATCCATTTCATCCAGACAATTGGACGTATGACGAAGAAAGTGATACCTACACGTGTCCGAATCAGCAACGTGTAACATTCAGATATCATTCTGTACGTACAGATAAGACCGGTTTCAAACGAGAATTCAAAATTTACGAATGTGAAAACTGTTCAGGATGCCCATTCCGTTCATCATGTACAAAAGCAAAGGAAGGCAACCATCGAAAAGTCATGGTGAATGAAAAATGGGAACAACAAAAAGAATATGTAAGAACGAAGCTTTCAGAAGAAAAAGCAGGTTCTATTTTCCGTCAACGTAAAATTGACGTAGAACCAGTTTTTGGATTCTTGAAGGCTAATTTGCGTTTCACTCGATTTTCCGTCCGAGGAAAATCGAAGGTAGAAAATGAAATGGGGATTGCCTTAATGGCCGTGAATTTACGGAAATACACGGCCAACAAAAATCAACTGACCAAAAATAATGGAGAGAAATGGAAAAAGGAGAATTTGAGTTGGCTCAAATTCTCCTTTTTCCTATCTTGA
- the trmL gene encoding tRNA (uridine(34)/cytosine(34)/5-carboxymethylaminomethyluridine(34)-2'-O)-methyltransferase TrmL gives MPLHIVLYQPEIPANTGNIARTCAATNTTLHLIRPLGFSTDDKMLKRAGLDYWKHVNIVYHDSLEDFLEYMKDGELYLIETYSDRPYSDFDFSDKEKDIYFMFGKETTGLPKDFAYEHIDRVLRIPQTDKVRSLNLSNSAAIIIYEALRQQNFPGME, from the coding sequence TTGCCACTACATATCGTATTATATCAACCAGAAATTCCAGCAAATACCGGAAACATTGCACGCACTTGTGCCGCAACGAACACAACGTTGCATTTAATTCGGCCGCTTGGTTTTTCGACGGATGATAAAATGTTGAAACGGGCAGGGTTGGATTATTGGAAGCATGTGAATATCGTGTATCACGATTCCTTGGAAGATTTTCTTGAATATATGAAAGATGGAGAACTTTATTTGATTGAAACTTATAGCGATCGCCCTTATTCCGATTTTGATTTCAGCGACAAAGAGAAGGATATTTATTTCATGTTCGGAAAAGAAACGACCGGATTGCCAAAAGATTTTGCATATGAACACATCGACCGGGTGCTTCGAATTCCGCAAACGGATAAAGTGCGTTCCCTTAATTTATCGAATTCCGCGGCTATTATTATTTATGAAGCGCTGCGTCAACAAAATTTCCCGGGAATGGAATGA
- the queG gene encoding tRNA epoxyqueuosine(34) reductase QueG, which translates to MNIEQLKSDLIEYAKSIGVDKIGFTTASPFEEMKNRLIRQQALNYQSGFEERDVEKRTDPKKLLPEGESIIAIALAYPSKMKNPPAGKKGERRGIFARASWGLDYHVAVKERLDLMEQWLRERVPDVSVKSMVDTGELVDRAVAERAGIGWSGKNCSIITPEFGSYVYLGEMITNIPFPPDAPIENECGDCRLCLDICPTGALVEAGRLNSKRCIAFLTQTKDYLPDEFRREIGNRVYGCDTCQTVCPKNKGKANWIHEEFMPDPELAKPLLVPLLNLSNKEFKRKFGTMAGSWRGKKPIQRNAILALAHFKEQSAVPELIELLKNDERPVIRGTSAWALGVIGGEQAKEALLEALQQEKDEEVLREIGKGLELLGRG; encoded by the coding sequence ATGAACATTGAACAGTTAAAAAGTGATTTAATCGAATATGCGAAATCCATTGGGGTGGATAAAATCGGCTTTACCACTGCATCTCCTTTTGAGGAAATGAAAAATCGGTTGATAAGGCAGCAGGCATTGAATTACCAGTCCGGTTTTGAAGAACGGGATGTTGAGAAGCGGACGGATCCAAAAAAGCTGTTGCCGGAAGGGGAAAGCATTATTGCCATTGCCCTCGCTTATCCATCCAAAATGAAAAATCCGCCGGCAGGGAAAAAAGGGGAACGGAGAGGCATCTTCGCCAGAGCTTCATGGGGATTGGATTATCATGTGGCGGTAAAAGAACGGCTCGATTTGATGGAACAATGGCTGCGGGAAAGAGTGCCGGATGTCTCCGTGAAATCGATGGTGGATACGGGGGAATTGGTTGACCGGGCAGTTGCGGAACGGGCAGGGATTGGTTGGAGCGGGAAAAACTGCTCAATCATCACGCCGGAGTTCGGTTCATATGTCTACTTGGGCGAAATGATTACCAATATTCCTTTTCCGCCGGATGCACCGATTGAAAATGAATGCGGTGATTGCCGGTTGTGCCTGGATATTTGCCCGACTGGCGCATTGGTGGAGGCAGGACGGTTAAATTCAAAGCGATGCATCGCCTTTCTTACGCAGACGAAAGATTATTTGCCGGATGAATTTCGCAGAGAAATCGGAAACCGGGTTTACGGCTGCGACACGTGCCAAACGGTTTGTCCAAAAAATAAAGGAAAGGCGAATTGGATTCATGAAGAATTTATGCCGGATCCTGAATTAGCAAAGCCGCTTCTTGTGCCGCTATTGAACCTTTCGAATAAAGAGTTCAAAAGGAAATTCGGCACGATGGCGGGCTCTTGGCGCGGGAAAAAGCCGATCCAGCGCAATGCCATTCTCGCCCTTGCCCATTTTAAGGAGCAATCGGCGGTTCCGGAATTGATTGAATTGTTGAAGAATGATGAACGGCCGGTGATTCGCGGAACTTCCGCATGGGCTCTTGGCGTCATTGGAGGGGAGCAGGCGAAAGAAGCATTGCTTGAAGCCCTTCAGCAGGAAAAGGATGAAGAGGTGCTCCGTGAAATCGGAAAGGGACTGGAATTATTGGGACGAGGCTAG
- a CDS encoding phenylalanine--tRNA ligase beta subunit-related protein produces MKLTVNQGLFSKIPNLKIGIIHYTKIVVSPSPQMIKGRFQLFQENLYFELQETPVTERPGIKEWRTVWKALGADPNRYRHSAESLMRRVAKQNYLSPVHLAVDLNNFFSLQYEIPIGIYDVQHIEGDVEISLGDEETGYEGLNGRYNKLNHILFSKDDHGAFGSPFVDSVRTSVTEETTEALHIFYLRPSLEEKDCQELLTACGKMFTQVAGGEFTTAVLTAESPSITI; encoded by the coding sequence TTGAAGCTTACTGTGAATCAAGGACTCTTTTCTAAAATTCCGAATCTGAAAATCGGCATTATCCATTATACCAAAATTGTCGTTTCACCATCGCCTCAAATGATAAAAGGCCGGTTCCAATTGTTTCAAGAGAACTTATATTTTGAGCTGCAAGAAACCCCTGTCACAGAGCGCCCCGGCATCAAAGAATGGAGAACCGTTTGGAAAGCCCTTGGCGCAGATCCAAACCGTTACCGCCATTCCGCTGAAAGTCTGATGCGCAGAGTGGCAAAGCAAAACTATTTATCTCCTGTCCATTTAGCGGTAGACTTGAACAATTTCTTTTCTTTGCAATATGAAATTCCCATTGGCATTTACGATGTACAACACATTGAAGGGGACGTTGAAATTTCATTAGGGGATGAAGAAACCGGCTATGAAGGTTTAAACGGCCGGTACAACAAATTAAATCATATTTTATTCAGCAAGGATGATCATGGCGCTTTCGGAAGCCCTTTTGTGGATTCGGTCCGTACAAGCGTTACAGAAGAAACGACAGAAGCATTGCACATTTTTTACTTACGGCCTTCTTTGGAGGAAAAAGATTGCCAGGAACTCCTCACAGCCTGCGGTAAAATGTTTACCCAAGTGGCGGGCGGGGAATTTACAACGGCCGTGTTGACTGCAGAAAGTCCAAGTATAACGATTTGA